In Oryza brachyantha chromosome 1, ObraRS2, whole genome shotgun sequence, the following are encoded in one genomic region:
- the LOC102699642 gene encoding uncharacterized protein LOC102699642 isoform X1 — protein MIMLVEGIIQISVHYDISYFSPAKQHGENNDKIHHARVKQTFPYSHRLRRTPPHPKMGPTSSSLSLIGTRTTQAKSFFQGLGFLFQSFKKRKEKKKSRSRRKWSIQQVHRAGRPDGVIFPSQSKRQCAAARRPNQSRLRMGGPATPPSRMAAGARKWLEEAGVAFDGSDRRAFNALPLTGVRVSLAEGGRAVCSLRVPAELTDAEGNWHPGAIAAAADDVCAAAIMSVEGIIKVSVHYDISYFSPAKYHEEVELDGRVVEQKGKMTAVTVEIRKKDSGELVAIGRQWMSTTRPKEPQASSKL, from the exons ATGATCATGTTGGTTGAGGGCATCATCCAGATCTCTGTCCACTATGACATCTCCTACTTCTCGCCTGCCAAGCAACAT GGGGAGAACAACGATAAGATCCACCATGCACGAGTCAAGCAAACCTTCCCTTACTCTCACAGGCTTCGGCGAACTCCTCCTCACCCTAAGATGGGTCCAACAAGCTCCTCGTTGTCGCTG ATTGGAACTAGGACTACCCAAGCAAAAAGTTTCTTCCAGGGGTTGGGATTTTTGTTCCAAtcttttaagaaaagaaaagaaaaaaaaaagtcccgAAGCCGACGCAAATGGAGTATTCAACAAGTACACCGAGCTGGACGACCTGATGGGGTCATCTTCCCGAGCCAGTCAAAACGGCAgtgcgccgccgcacgccggccAAATCAGTCGCGCCTCCGCATGGGCGGGCCGGCGACGCCCCCGTCGCGGATGGCCGCCGGGGCGCGCAAGTGGCTGGAGGAAGCCGGCGTCGCCTTCGACGGCTCCGACCGCCGCGCCTTCAACGCGTTGCCCCTCACCGGCGTGCGCGTCTCCCTCGCCGAGGGCGGCCGCGCCGTCTGCTCGCTCCGCGTGCCCGCCGAGCTCACG GACGCGGAGGGGAACTGGCACCCGGGGGcgatcgcggcggcggcggacgacgtgtgcgcggcggcgatcaTGTCGGTGGAGGGCATCATCAAGGTCTCCGTCCACTACGACATCTCCTACTTCTCGCCGGCCAAGTACCAT GAGGAAGTTGAGCTGGACGGCAGGGTGGTGGAGCAGAAGGGGAAGAtgacggcggtgacggtggAGATCCGGAAGAAGGATTCCGGCGAGCTGGTCGCCATCGGCAGGCAGTGGATGTCCACCACCAGACCCAAGGAACCTCAAGCAAGCAGCAAGCTTTGA
- the LOC102699642 gene encoding uncharacterized protein LOC102699642 isoform X3: protein MGPTSSSLSLVRWWDGWEWHEMIGTRTTQAKSFFQGLGFLFQSFKKRKEKKKSRSRRKWSIQQVHRAGRPDGVIFPSQSKRQCAAARRPNQSRLRMGGPATPPSRMAAGARKWLEEAGVAFDGSDRRAFNALPLTGVRVSLAEGGRAVCSLRVPAELTDAEGNWHPGAIAAAADDVCAAAIMSVEGIIKVSVHYDISYFSPAKYHEEVELDGRVVEQKGKMTAVTVEIRKKDSGELVAIGRQWMSTTRPKEPQASSKL, encoded by the exons ATGGGTCCAACAAGCTCCTCGTTGTCGCTGGTACGTTGGTGGGATGGATGGGAGTGGCACGAAATG ATTGGAACTAGGACTACCCAAGCAAAAAGTTTCTTCCAGGGGTTGGGATTTTTGTTCCAAtcttttaagaaaagaaaagaaaaaaaaaagtcccgAAGCCGACGCAAATGGAGTATTCAACAAGTACACCGAGCTGGACGACCTGATGGGGTCATCTTCCCGAGCCAGTCAAAACGGCAgtgcgccgccgcacgccggccAAATCAGTCGCGCCTCCGCATGGGCGGGCCGGCGACGCCCCCGTCGCGGATGGCCGCCGGGGCGCGCAAGTGGCTGGAGGAAGCCGGCGTCGCCTTCGACGGCTCCGACCGCCGCGCCTTCAACGCGTTGCCCCTCACCGGCGTGCGCGTCTCCCTCGCCGAGGGCGGCCGCGCCGTCTGCTCGCTCCGCGTGCCCGCCGAGCTCACG GACGCGGAGGGGAACTGGCACCCGGGGGcgatcgcggcggcggcggacgacgtgtgcgcggcggcgatcaTGTCGGTGGAGGGCATCATCAAGGTCTCCGTCCACTACGACATCTCCTACTTCTCGCCGGCCAAGTACCAT GAGGAAGTTGAGCTGGACGGCAGGGTGGTGGAGCAGAAGGGGAAGAtgacggcggtgacggtggAGATCCGGAAGAAGGATTCCGGCGAGCTGGTCGCCATCGGCAGGCAGTGGATGTCCACCACCAGACCCAAGGAACCTCAAGCAAGCAGCAAGCTTTGA
- the LOC102699916 gene encoding acyl-coenzyme A thioesterase 13-like, whose translation MDGESPASLRPAALARRWLENPCDSLARGREHACGDAFNTVVMPGFRVSVAEPGRLVCSFRVPATVADADGRWHAGAISAAVDNICAAVVYTVDGAHKFTVNHAISFFSPATHGEEVEMDARVAHRKGKLMAAVVEVRRKASGELVAVVRQWMTSTQARSEKSGDSRSKL comes from the exons ATGGATGGCGagtcgccggcgtcgctgcGGCCGGCCGCCCTCGCGAGGAGGTGGCTGGAGAACCCCTGCGACTCCCTGGCCAGGGGCAGAGAGCACGCCTGCGGCGACGCGTTCAACACGGTGGTGATGCCCGGGTTCCGCGTCTCCGTCGCCGAGCCCGGCCGCCTCGTCTGCTCCTTCCGCGtccccgccaccgtcgcc gacgCGGACGGGAGGTGGCACGCCGGGGCgatctcggcggcggtggacaaCATATGCGCGGCGGTGGTCTACACGGTGGACGGCGCGCACAAGTTCACCGTCAACCACGCCATATCCTTCTTCTCGCCGGCCACGCACGGC gaggaggtggagatggACGCGCGGGTGGCGCACCGGAAGGGGAAGCTGATGGCCGCCGTGGTGGAGGTGCGGAGGAAGGCGTCCGGCGAgctggtggcggtggtgaggcAGTGGATGACCTCTACTCAGGCAAGGTCGGAGAAGAGCGGCGATAGCAGGAGCAAACTCTGA
- the LOC102700198 gene encoding LOW QUALITY PROTEIN: putative E3 ubiquitin-protein ligase LIN (The sequence of the model RefSeq protein was modified relative to this genomic sequence to represent the inferred CDS: deleted 1 base in 1 codon) produces the protein MAGPSPTYSSVVAHTAAFLAELIADPLLRRHLLSAAAAGGGGQQQKQQHPAATLQALSLVSDALDTAASSPPSPSSLRAAERLLLSLPAATPLSCLLLALASASRRRGGAAAAAAAAVLDLFALDPALARHELAPAAFEALFAPRLLPVMRHFAARRASAAAAASEGGEDRSVETAAMTAMRVLSLMSGVQATEMRALEREYEKVLDVNCRAYALYLKRILEAGDAARASSPPPPPPELVFSVGDGGHDCDDNDEEATAETDEAVSLQNDVRYNPIWADADEAADLYPRQGSGKGRRELMRPPSLYPQRVPPHLIVQQQKPPAPATGTGSTVSRLRGIEHSATPSDDSMDSSSSVSALLAGREEKHTASPLSRRDRARPHGGEDDDDDDDAVVAILSPEPASSAVGSDGDEARRRRRQQHTVATPKDFVCPITSQVFDDPVTLETGQTYERRAIQEWLDRGNVTCPITRHRLRGAHLPNTNYVLKRLIAAWRDQNPAAAPTPSVSEATTPPGTMDSPAAPFKISSPSPDATGSLASAPSPTSVIAQATLDSTVGELRAAVSCLCTSEELADSEKSVLRIERLWREAGAEQVALSALAKPAVINGFVEILFNSVSAPVLQVAVFLLAELASRDDAVVQTLTRVDSDVDCLVALFKKGLAEAVSLIYLLSPSPEQLVEMDMADALASTIRRNDDGAVKMCIKPKSASVILLSQILLEGGRDSTSPVAKSALVSERFIRGVATSLEAEQVEERIAAVRILLRCVAEDGHCRSSIAEKSALGAVLDAFHVVGDVDKFDIVRLLSELLKLKRRSAADRLLRTIKEASSFSMMHTLLVYLQSTAPEQSPVVAGLLLQLDLLVEPRKMSMYREEAVDSLIQCLKNSDYPRSQLLAAETIMNLPGKFSSSGRPLSLSSLLKLARVKERHRQSQELSISRGGGGGDGEDEMEEEKAASEWERKTAYALVSHEFGLVFEALSECLRAKNAELFTASLASAAWLVHMLSLLPDTGVLGAARVCLLRQFVLVLRSGKHGSDRALAMVALRSFMNDREGMHEITTYIKDVLKTLRELKKSSGLAFEMLKLLSDGQDSSIDMWNHKELNHADCSSNGEVTSIVYLKGYIFSGHSDGTLKVWGGSESILRLVSESQEHTKAITSLAVLPSEEKLFSGSLDRTIRVWQLRDTLRCVEVHDTKDAVQNLAVAAAMACFAPQGAGVKVLSWNGGNSKVLNTSKVVRSMALVHGKLFCGCSDGSVQEIDLASGTVGVIQPGSKRILGKANPIYSLHAHGDLLYAGSASLDGASVKIWSSSNYNLVGTIPSSVEARSLAVSSDLVYLGSRNGVVEIWSREKLTRAGALQAGGAGCRVQCMAVDADGDVLVVGTSDGRIQAWGLT, from the exons ATGGCGGGGCCGTCGCCGACGTACTCGTCCGTCGTGGCGCACACCGCCGCGTTCCTGGCGGAGCTTATCGCTGACCCACTCCTCCGGCGCCACctgctctccgccgccgcggcgggcggaggggggcagcagcagaagcagcagcatccggcggcgacgctgcAGGCGCTGTCGCTCGTGTCCGACGCGCTCGACACGGcagcgtcctcgccgccgtcgccgtcctccctccgcgccgccgagcgGCTGCTGCTGTCGCTCCCCGCCGCGACC CCGCTGTCCTGCCTCCTGCTCGCGCTCGCGTCCGCCTCGAGGCGCCGCGGTggggcggctgcggcggcggccgccgctgtGCTGGACCTCTTCGCGCTCGACCCAGCGCTCGCGCGCCACGAGCTCGCTCCCGCGGCGTTCGAGGCGCTCTTCgcgccgcgcctcctccccgtaATGCGACActtcgccgcgcgccgcgcgtccgccgcggcagcggcgtcCGAGGGCGGGGAGGACAGGTCCGTGGAGACCGCGGCGATGACGGCGATGAGGGTTCTCTCGCTGATGAGCGGCGTCCAGGCGACGGAGATGAGGGCCCTGGAGCGCGAGTACGAGAAGGTGCTCGACGTGAACTGCAGGGCGTACGCGCTCTACCTGAAGAGGATCCTCGAAGCCGGCGACGCGGCAAGGgcgtcgtccccgccgccaccgcctccagAGCTCGTATTCAGCgtcggagacggcggccatgactgcgacgacaacgacgaggAAGCCACGGCGGAGACAGACGAGGCGGTCAGCTTGCAGAACGACGTACGCTACAAT CCGATCTGGGCGGACGCCGACGAGGCGGCCGACCTGTACCCGCGGCAGGGCAGCGGCAAGGGCCGGAGGGAGCTGATGCGGCCACCCAGCCTGTACCCGCAGCGCGTGCCACCGCACCTCATagtgcagcagcagaagccgccggcgccggcgaccggcacaGGAAGCACGGTGTCGAGGCTGCGAGGCATCGAGCACTCGGCCACTCCTTCTGACGACAGCATGGACTCCTCCTCATCCGTCTCCGCTCTCCTCGCCGGCAGAGAG GAAAAGCACACGGCATCGCCGCTGTCACGCCGTGACAGAGCGCGTCCACACGGCGGGGaagacgatgacgacgacgacgacgccgtcgtcgccatcctTTCTCCGGAGCCCGCGAG CTCTGCGGTGGGCAGCGACGGGgacgaggcgcggcggcggcggcggcagcagcacaCGGTGGCGACGCCCAAGGACTTCGTGTGCCCGATCACTAGCCAGGTGTTCGACGACCCCGTCACCCTCGAGACCGGCCAGACGTACGAGCGCCGCGCCATCCAGGAGTGGCTCGACCGCGGCAACGTCACCTGCCCCATCactcgccaccgcctccgcggcgcCCACCTCCCCAACACCAACTACGTCCTCAAGCGCCTCATCGCCGCCTGGCGCGACCAGAACCCCGCCGCTGCGCCCACGCCGTCGGTGTCCGAGGCGACGACGCCACCGGGGACGATGGACAGCCCCGCCGCACCGTTCAAGAtcagctcgccgtcgccggacgccacCGGCAGCCTGGcgagcgcgccgtcgccgaccagcGTCATCGCGCAGGCCACCCTCGACAGCACCGTCGGAGAGCTCCGCGCCGCGGTGTCCTGCCTCTGCACGTCGGAGGAGCTGGCCGACTCGGAGAAGTCCGTGCTCCGGATCGAGCGGCTCTGGCGCGAGGCCGGCGCCGAGCAGGTTGCCCTCTCCGCGCTGGCCAAGCCCGCCGTGATCAACGGCTTCGTGGAGATCCTCTTCAACTCCGTGAGCGCGCCGGTGCTGCAGGTggccgtcttcctcctcgccgagctCGCCTCCCGCGACGACGCCGTCGTGCAGACGCTGACGAGGGTCGACTCCGACGTAGACTGCCTCGTCGCGCTGTTCAAGAAAGGCCTCGCGGAGGCCGTCTCGCTCATctacctcctctctccctcgccggAGCAGCTCGTCGAGATGGACATGGCCGACGCGCTGGCCTCCACCATCCGGCgaaacgacgacggcgcggtcaAGATGTGCATCAAGCCGAAGTCCGCGTCGGTGATCCTCCTTAGCCAGATCCTCCTCGAAGGCGGCCGGGACAGCACGTCGCCGGTGGCCAAGTCCGCCCTAGTCTCCGAGAGGTTCATCAGGGGCGTGGCGACGAGCTTAGAAGCCGAGCAGGTCGAGGAGAGGATCGCCGCCGTCAGAATCCTACTGCGGTGCGTCGCCGAGGACGGCCACTGCCGGAGCAGCATCGCCGAGAAGTCGGCTCTCGGCGCCGTCCTCGACGCCTTccacgtcgtcggcgacgtcgacaAGTTCGACATCGTGCGGCTCCTCTCCGAATTGCTCAAGCTCAAAAG GCGATCGGCCGCGGATCGTCTTCTTCGGACGATCAAGGAGGCGAGCTCCTTCAGCATGATGCACACGCTTCTCGTGTACCTGCAATCCACGGCACCGGAGCAGAGCCCCGTCGTTGCAGGGCTTCTTCTCCAGCTAGATCTTCTG GTGGAGCCGAGGAAGATGAGCATGTACAGGGAAGAAGCGGTGGACAGCCTCATCCAGTGCCTCAAGAACTCGGATTACCCGAGGAGccagctgctcgccgccgagaCCATCATGAATCTCCCCGGCAAGTTCTCCTCGTCGGGGCGGCCGCTCTCGCTCTCGTCGCTGCTCAAGCTCGCCAGGGTGAAGGAGAGGCACAGACAGTCGCAGGAGCTAAGCATTtcccgtggcggcggcggtggcgacggcgaggacgaaaTG GAGGAAGAGAAGGCCGCGTCGGAGTGGGAGAGGAAGACGGCGTACGCGCTGGTCAGCCATGAATTCGGGCTGGTGTTCGAGGCGCTGTCGGAGTGCCTGAGGGCCAAGAACGCCGAGCTGTTCACGGCGAGCCtcgcgtcggcggcgtggcTGGTCCACatgctctccctcctccccgacACCGGCGTGCTCGGCGCCGCGAGGGTGTGCCTCCTCCGGCAGTTCGTCCTCGTCCTCAGGTCCGGCAAGCACGGCAGCGACAGAGCCCTCGCCATGGTGGCGCTGAGGAGCTTCATGAACGATCGCG AGGGAATGCACGAGATCACGACGTACATCAAGGACGTGCTCAAGACGCTGAGGGAGCTGAAGAAATCGTCGGGCCTCGCGTTCGAGATGCTCAAGCTGCTGTCAGATGGCCAAGACTCCAGCATC GATATGTGGAATCACAAGGAGCTCAACCACGCAGACTGCAGCTCGAATGGTGAGGTCACATCGATCGTCTACCTCAAGGGATACATCTTCTCCGGACACTCTGATGGAACACTGAAG GTCTGGGGGGGAAGCGAAAGCATCCTTCGGTTGGTTTCTGAATCCCAAGAACACACAAAGGCAATCACCAGCTTAGCGGTGCTACCTTCGGAGGAGAAGCTGTTCAGTGGATCACTGGATAGAACCATCAGA GTGTGGCAGCTTCGAGACACTCTCCGGTGCGTCGAGGTCCATGACACCAAGGACGCCGTGCAgaacctcgccgtcgccgccgccatggcatGCTTCGCGCCGCAAGGCGCCGGCGTCAAG GTGCTAAGCTGGAACGGGGGCAATTCCAAGGTCCTGAACACGAGCAAGGTGGTGCGATCCATGGCGCTGGTGCACGGCAAGCTCTTCTGCGGCTGCAGCGACGGCAGCGTGCAGGAGATCGACCTGGCGAGCGGGACGGTGGGCGTGATCCAGCCGGGGAGCAAGAGGATCCTCGGCAAGGCCAACCCGATCTACTCCCTGCACGCCCATGGCGACCTCCTCTACGCCGGGAGCGCCTCGCTCGACGGCGCATCCGTCAAG ATATGGAGCAGCTCGAACTACAACCTGGTCGGGACGATACCGTCGTCGGTGGAGGCGCGGTCGCTGGCGGTCAGCTCCGACCTGGTGTACCTGGGATCCAGGAATGGTGTGGTGGAGATCTGGTCGAGGGAGAAGCTCACCAGGGCCGGCGCCCTccaggccggcggcgccggctgccGGGTCCAGTGCAtggccgtcgacgccgacggcgatgTCCTGGTCGTCGGAACGTCCGACGGCAGAATTCAG gcTTGGGGATTAACTTGA
- the LOC102700482 gene encoding bark storage protein A: MMRRLVLAGAVAAAMMATAAEGFISRKTWSEIRQANRGGPFVGLVVPNAYEMDPVLGSPSFTPSATLPYLDVQGRRFRFGTIGGQNVVMVMTGLSMLNAGLTTQLLLSLFRVKGIVHWGIAGNADEGLQIGDVTIPEHWAHLSLWNWQRYGDGPENELPLEAAGDYTRELGFLNFSDYAAAGHSPNLLNSIWYQPEEIFPVSGIPEQRQHAFWVPVSKRYFALAEKLEGLELPACVNATTTCLPRAPRVTRVSRGCSANLFLDNAAYRQFLRAKFGCTPVEMESAAVALVAHQHGVPFLTIRSLSDLAGGGSSLGNEASKFLSIAAQNAVDVMLKFVPLLAGAHDEAMDV; this comes from the exons ATGATGAGGCGGCTGGTCCTGGCCGgagccgtggcggcggcgatgatggcgacggcggcggaggggttCATCTCGAGGAAGACGTGGTCGGAGATCCGGCAGGCGAACCGCGGCGGCCCGTTCGTGGGGCTCGTCGTGCCCAACGCCTACGAGATGGACCCTGTGCTCGGCTCCCCAAGCTTCACCCCCAGCGCAACCCTCCCCTACCTCGACGTCCAAG GGCGAAGGTTTCGCTTCGGCACCATCGGAGGCCAAAACGTTGTCATGGTCATGACAGGGCTTAGCATG ctgaaCGCGGGGCTGACGACCCAGCTGCTGCTGAGCCTGTTCAGGGTGAAGGGCATCGTGCACTGGGGCATCGCCGGCAACGCCGACGAGGGCCTCCAGATCGGCGACGTCACCATCCCGGAGCACTGGGCGCACCTGTCCCTCTGGAACTGGCAGCGCTACGGCGACGGCCCGGAGAACGAGCTGCCTCtcgaggccgccggcgactaCACGCGCGAGCTCGGCTTCCTCAACTTCTCCgactacgccgccgccgggcacTCGCCGAACCTTCTCAACAGCATCTGGTACCAGCCCGAGGAGATCTTCCCCGTCTCCGGCATCCCGGAGCAGCGCCAGCACGCCTTCTGGGTCCCCGTCAGCAAGCGCTACTTCGCCCTCGCCGAGAAGCTTGAG GGGCTGGAGCTGCCGGCGTGCGTGaacgcgacgacgacgtgccTGCCGCGGGCGCCGAGGGTGACGCGGGTGAGCAGGGGCTGCAGCGCCAACCTGTTCCTCGACAACGCCGCCTACCGCCAGTTCCTGCGCGCCAAGTTCGGGTGCACGCCGGTGGAGATGGAgagcgccgccgtggcgctCGTGGCGCACCAGCACGGCGTCCCGTTCCTCACCATCCGCTCCCTTtccgacctcgccggcggcggctcctcGCTCGGCAACGAGGCCAGCAAGTTCCTCAGCATCGCCGCGCAGAACGCCGTCGACGTCATGCTCAAGTTCGTcccgctcctcgccggcgcgcacGACGAAGCCATGGACGTGTGA